A single Candoia aspera isolate rCanAsp1 chromosome 7, rCanAsp1.hap2, whole genome shotgun sequence DNA region contains:
- the KIN gene encoding DNA/RNA-binding protein KIN17 → MGKTDFLSPKAIANRIKSKGLQKLRWYCQMCQKQCRDENGFKCHCMSESHQRQLLLASENPQQFMDYFSEEFRNDFLELLRRRFGTKRVHNNIVYNEYISHREHIHMNATQWETLTDFTKWLGREGLCKVDETPKGWYIQYIDRDPETIRRQQEQEKKKKQDLDDEEKTAKFIEQQVRRGLEGKDQEGPIFTELNRENDEEKVTFNLNKGASTSTAAAHSKGSLLGPSVLKAAGAVLPVKHKEIPLTSRQTKEKKRKSALDEIMELEEEKKKAARTEHWLQPEIVVKIITKKLGEKYYKRKAVVKEVIDKYTAVVKLIDSGDKLKLDQTHLETVIPAPGKKVLVLNGGYRGNEATLQGISEKTFSATVLIESGPLKGRQVDGIPYEDISKLA, encoded by the exons ATGGGGAAGACGGACTTCTTGAGCCCCAAGGCCATCGCCAACCGCATCAAGTCGAAGGGGCTGCAGAAGCTGCGCTGGTATTGCCAGATGTGCCAGAAGCAGTGCCGGGACGAG AATGGCTTTAAATGTCACTGCATGTCAGAATCTCACCAGCGACAACTGCTCCTTGCATCTGAAAACCCTCAGCAATTCATGGATTACTTTTCAGA GGAATTCCGGAATGATTTCCTAGAACTCCTCCGGAGAAGATTTg gaacaAAGAGGGTCCATAACAATATAGTATATAACGAATATATTAGTCACCGGGAACACATCCATATGAACGCTACCCAGTGGGAAACTCTGACGGATTTTACGAAGTGGCTGGGGAGAGAAG GCCTCTGCAAAGTTGATGAAACGCCCAAAGGCTGGTACATCCAGTACATTGACAGAGACCCTGAGACCATCCGTAGGCAGCAGgaacaggagaagaagaaaaaacaggatttgGATGATGAAGAAAAAACTGCCAAATTCATTGAACAGCAAGTCAGGAGGGGCCTGGAGGGAAAAGATCAG GAAGGGCCAATCTTCACAGAACTGAACAGAGAAAACGATGAGGAGAAAG TGACCTTTAATTTGAACAAAGGAGCAAGCACTTCAACTGCTGCAGCACATTCCAAAGGCAG CTTGCTTGGCCCCAGCGTACTGAAGGCAGCAGGAGCAGTGCTCCCAGTTAAGCACAAAGAAATTCCTCTGACTTCAAGGCAGACtaaggagaagaagagaaaatcTGCCCTTGATGAGATCATGGAG cttgaagaggagaagaaaaaggctGCCAGAACAGAGCACTGGTTACAGCCT GAGATTGTGGTCAAAATCATAACCAAGAAACTTGGCGAGAAATACTATAAAAGAAAAGCCGTCGTTAAG GAGGTAATTGACAAATACACAGCAGTTGTAAAGTTGATCGATTCTGGAGATAAACTGAAACTTGACCAGACGCATCTCGAGACAGTGATCCCAGCCCCAG GTAAaaaggtgctggttttaaatgGAGGTTACAGGGGAAATGAAGCCACATTACAGGGCATCAGCGAGAAAACATTTTCAGCAACAGTACTCATTGAATCT GGACCTCTGAAAGGACGTCAGGTGGATGGTATTCCATATGAAGACATTTCCAAGTTGGCCTGA
- the ATP5F1C gene encoding ATP synthase subunit gamma, mitochondrial isoform X3 yields MATLKDITRRLKSIKNIQKITKSMKMVAAAKYSRAERELKPARVYGVGALALYEKVEIKPPEDKKKHLLIGVSSDRGLCGAIHTSIAKEIKSQVSRLTDAGKEVMVVGIGDKLRSILQRTHGRSFLLNFKEVGRKPPTFGDASIIALELLNSGYEFDEGSVIYNRFRSVISYRTDEKPIYSLETVSGAESISIYDDIDADVLRNYQEFTLANIIYYSLKESTTSEQSARMTAMDNASKNASEMIDKLTLKFNRTRQAVITKELIEIISGAAAL; encoded by the exons ATGGCGACTCTGAAAGACA TTACCCGACGCTTGAAGTCTATCAAGAACATCCAGAAAATCACAAAATCCATGAAGATGGTTGCTGCTGCGAAGTATTCCCGGGCAGAGAGAGAAttaaagcctgccagagtttatGGTGTGGGGGCTCTGG CTCTCTACGAAAAAGTAGAAATCAAGCCCCCTGAAGACAAGAAGAAGCATCTCCTTATCGGAGTGTCATCAGACCGTGGCCTGTGTGGGGCCATTCATACCTCCATTGCTAAAGAGATCAAGAGCCAGGTCTCCAGACTCACGGATGCGGGGAAAGAAGTCATGGTGGTTGGGATTGGCGACAAGCTAAGAAGCATCCTTCAGAG GACACATGGAAGGAGCTTCCTTTTGAACTTCAAAGAGGTTGGAAGGAAGCCCCCCACTTTTGGAGATGCATCGATCATCGCTCTGGAGCTGCTGAATTCTGGATACGAGTTTGATGAAGGCTCCGTCATCTACAATCGGTTCAG GTCTGTCATTTCCTATAGGACTGATGAGAAACCAATCTATTCTCTTGAGACAGTTTCTGGTGCTG AAAGCATTAGCATCTATGATGACATCGATGCCGATGTCCTGCGAAACTATCAGGAGTTCACATTGGCTAACATCATCTACTACTCGCTGAAGGAGTCTACCACGAGTGAGCAGAGCGCTCGGATGACCGCTATGGATAATGCCAGCAAAAATGCCT CTGAGATGATTGACAAGCTGACCCTGAAATTCAACCGCACTCGCCAAGCCGTCATCACCAAGGAACTGATTGAGATCATCTCCGGTGCTGCAGCTCTGTAA
- the ATP5F1C gene encoding ATP synthase subunit gamma, mitochondrial isoform X1, which yields MATLKDITRRLKSIKNIQKITKSMKMVAAAKYSRAERELKPARVYGVGALALYEKVEIKPPEDKKKHLLIGVSSDRGLCGAIHTSIAKEIKSQVSRLTDAGKEVMVVGIGDKLRSILQRTHGRSFLLNFKEVGRKPPTFGDASIIALELLNSGYEFDEGSVIYNRFRSVISYRTDEKPIYSLETVSGAESISIYDDIDADVLRNYQEFTLANIIYYSLKESTTSEQSARMTAMDNASKNASEMIDKLTLKFNRTRQAVITKELIEIISGAAAL from the exons ATGGCGACTCTGAAAGACA TTACCCGACGCTTGAAGTCTATCAAGAACATCCAGAAAATCACAAAATCCATGAAGATGGTTGCTGCTGCGAAGTATTCCCGGGCAGAGAGAGAAttaaagcctgccagagtttatGGTGTGGGGGCTCTGG CTCTCTACGAAAAAGTAGAAATCAAGCCCCCTGAAGACAAGAAGAAGCATCTCCTTATCGGAGTGTCATCAGACCGTGGCCTGTGTGGGGCCATTCATACCTCCATTGCTAAAGAGATCAAGAGCCAGGTCTCCAGACTCACGGATGCGGGGAAAGAAGTCATGGTGGTTGGGATTGGCGACAAGCTAAGAAGCATCCTTCAGAG GACACATGGAAGGAGCTTCCTTTTGAACTTCAAAGAGGTTGGAAGGAAGCCCCCCACTTTTGGAGATGCATCGATCATCGCTCTGGAGCTGCTGAATTCTGGATACGAGTTTGATGAAGGCTCCGTCATCTACAATCGGTTCAG GTCTGTCATTTCCTATAGGACTGATGAGAAACCAATCTATTCTCTTGAGACAGTTTCTGGTGCTG AAAGCATTAGCATCTATGATGACATCGATGCCGATGTCCTGCGAAACTATCAGGAGTTCACATTGGCTAACATCATCTACTACTCGCTGAAGGAGTCTACCACGAGTGAGCAGAGCGCTCGGATGACCGCTATGGATAATGCCAGCAAAAATGCCT CTGAGATGATTGACAAGCTGACCCTGAAATTCAACCGCACTCGCCAAGCCGTCATCACCAAGGAACTGATTGAGATCATCTCCGGTGCTGCAGCTCT ATAA
- the ATP5F1C gene encoding ATP synthase subunit gamma, mitochondrial isoform X2 has protein sequence MATLKDITRRLKSIKNIQKITKSMKMVAAAKYSRAERELKPARVYGVGALALYEKVEIKPPEDKKKHLLIGVSSDRGLCGAIHTSIAKEIKSQVSRLTDAGKEVMVVGIGDKLRSILQRTHGRSFLLNFKEVGRKPPTFGDASIIALELLNSGYEFDEGSVIYNRFRSVISYRTDEKPIYSLETVSGAESISIYDDIDADVLRNYQEFTLANIIYYSLKESTTSEQSARMTAMDNASKNASEMIDKLTLKFNRTRQAVITKELIEIISGAAALQ, from the exons ATGGCGACTCTGAAAGACA TTACCCGACGCTTGAAGTCTATCAAGAACATCCAGAAAATCACAAAATCCATGAAGATGGTTGCTGCTGCGAAGTATTCCCGGGCAGAGAGAGAAttaaagcctgccagagtttatGGTGTGGGGGCTCTGG CTCTCTACGAAAAAGTAGAAATCAAGCCCCCTGAAGACAAGAAGAAGCATCTCCTTATCGGAGTGTCATCAGACCGTGGCCTGTGTGGGGCCATTCATACCTCCATTGCTAAAGAGATCAAGAGCCAGGTCTCCAGACTCACGGATGCGGGGAAAGAAGTCATGGTGGTTGGGATTGGCGACAAGCTAAGAAGCATCCTTCAGAG GACACATGGAAGGAGCTTCCTTTTGAACTTCAAAGAGGTTGGAAGGAAGCCCCCCACTTTTGGAGATGCATCGATCATCGCTCTGGAGCTGCTGAATTCTGGATACGAGTTTGATGAAGGCTCCGTCATCTACAATCGGTTCAG GTCTGTCATTTCCTATAGGACTGATGAGAAACCAATCTATTCTCTTGAGACAGTTTCTGGTGCTG AAAGCATTAGCATCTATGATGACATCGATGCCGATGTCCTGCGAAACTATCAGGAGTTCACATTGGCTAACATCATCTACTACTCGCTGAAGGAGTCTACCACGAGTGAGCAGAGCGCTCGGATGACCGCTATGGATAATGCCAGCAAAAATGCCT CTGAGATGATTGACAAGCTGACCCTGAAATTCAACCGCACTCGCCAAGCCGTCATCACCAAGGAACTGATTGAGATCATCTCCGGTGCTGCAGCTCT GCAATAA